In Cryptomeria japonica chromosome 10, Sugi_1.0, whole genome shotgun sequence, a genomic segment contains:
- the LOC131859652 gene encoding uncharacterized protein LOC131859652, which translates to MASSTPRATPRSGRQRDKAWKYGIAGSKKGEVTCTECTRWMTGGINRLKYHLAQIPGYGVEACPKSTPEIIREMKAILAENDMHKEERQKTREAIAAAMNPTLSTSGPIGHSRGRQSLSSFGDNEGEASGTPVRSDPNFFVPRNVPGAQPSLEGTGWNKEKHEQARIAASNFWFYNNLSFNAANNVYWESFVNACTVAGKGFKAPTGHDFSGPLLEKAVKNTEGVVDDQKRYWKRKGCSILSDGWTDGRNRTLLNFLVASNGAMVFIKSVDASNEIKNAETLCNLLDGVVQEVGVENVVQIITDNAAAYVSAGRMLMQRHPSITWSPCAAHCLDLVLEDIGKIGWVKKVVEDAKSVTKFIYNHTWVLALMRKYTNGKDLVRPGVTRFASHFITLQSILSAIPHLKQMFVSDAWLGSAYSKRPEAEKIVTIVFDDGFNKSGEELTAVTEPLVRVLRMVDGEGMPMGFIYEAMDRAKEAISHYYRGNARKCEIFWRIIDRRWTNQLHQPIHAFAYFLNPKFYFSDSFRADEEVMAGVITCIDKMTPDPELRDKVLDELEIYKSAEGRLFSSQLAIDRRGKQQPDLWWENYGAGTPNLQKIAIRVLSQPCSASGCERNWSVFESIHTKKRNRLSQKRLNDLVFVRYNLLLRVRQVEGVSHEAIDLDEIDPYGDWTMNEQNDGDDVLLTEEEIAEIERGAAQDAEGARLDEDEDEDEDDDEDYDFEEDSSHHLDTTTPTATTSSSRPEKLSYIRKNTKRKM; encoded by the exons atggcaagttcaactccaagggcaaccccaaggtcaggaagacaaagagataaagcttggaaatatgggattgcaggaagcaaaaagggggaggtcacttgcaccgaatgcacaagatggatgactggtggaatcaatagattaaaataccaccttgcacaaatacctggatatggtgtggaggcatgccccaaatcaactcctgaaattattagagagatgaaggccattcttgctgagaatgatatgcataaggaagaaaggcaaaaaacaagagaagccatagcagctgcaatgaatcccacattgtccacttcgggtcccattggtcatagtcggggtcgtcagtcactttcatcttttggtgacaatgagggtgaggctagtggcactcctgttagatcagaccctaatttttttgtaccacgcaatgttccaggtgcacaaccttcacttgaaggtacaggatggaataaagagaagcatgaacaagcacggatagcagcttcaaacttttggttttacaataatctatctttcaatgcagcaaacaatgtgtattgggaaagttttgttaatgcatgtacagtggcgggtaaggggtttaaggccccaacaggtcatgacttcagtgggccattgctagagaaagctgtgaaaaatacagaaggtgtggttgatgatcagaaaaggtattggaagagaaaaggatgcagcattttatctgatggatggacagatggacggaataggactcttctcaacttcttggtggcttcaaatggtgcaatggtattcataaagtctgttgatgcctcaaatgaaataaaaaatgcagagactttgtgtaatctgttggatggtgtggttcaggaagttggagttgagaatgttgtccaaattatcacggacaacgcagctgcatatgtatctgcaggtagaatgcttatgcAGAGGCATCCTTCaattacatggagtccttgtgctgcacattgcttggacttggtgctagaggacattgggaagattggatgggtgaagaaggtggttgaagatgcaaaaagtgtcaccaaattcatctacaaccatacttgggtgcttgctttgatgagaaaatacacaaatggcaaggaccttgtgcgacctggagtgacacgatttgctagccacttcatcactttgcagagcattcttagtgccattcctcatcttaagcagatgtttgtgtcagatgcttggttggggtctgcatactccaaaagacctgaagcagagaagattgtgaCCATTGTTTTTGATGATgggttcaataaaagtggagaggagttgactgcg gtgacagaacctttggtgagggttcttcgtatggtggatggagagggcatgccaatgggtttcatttatgaggccatggatagggccaaagaggccatttcacattactatcgtggaaatgcaagaaaatgtgaaatcttttggcgcatcattgatcgtaggtggacaaaccaactccaccaaccgatacatgccttcgcctactttttgaacccgaaattctacttctctgattcatttagggctgatgaggaggtcatggcaggtgttattacatgcattgataagatgacacctgatcctgagttgagagacaaggttcttgatgagttggag atctacaaaagtgcagaggggagactcttctcatcacaactagcaattgataggagaggaaaacaacaaccag atttatggtgggagaattatggtgccggcacgcctaatcttcaaaagatagctatccgtgttttgtctcagccatgcagtgcttctgggtgtgaacgaaattggagtgtctttgaaagcattcacacaaagaagagaaatagattgtcacaaaagcggctcaatgatctagtatttgttcggtacaaccttctccttcgagttagacaggtggagggtgtttcacatgaggccattgacttggatgaaattgatccatatggtgattggaccatgaatgaacaaaatgatggtgatgatgtcctccttaccgaagaagaaattgcagaaatagagagaggagcagcacaagatgcagaaggagcaagattggatgaagatgaggatgaagatgaggatgatgatgaggactatGACTTTGAAGAAGactcatctcaccatttagataccacaacacccactgctactacttctagctcaaggcctgaaaaattgagctatattaggaaaaatacaaagaggaagatgtag